TGGAATTGATATACCAACGAAACGAATGTATGTAACTTAGCCAAACGAAGATGTTCTGACTTTCGATTCATAAATTCAGCGATGATATTCATCTGTCAAGCAACAACAAGCAAAGTACTTCGacaaagattttgcaaaatgcaaaagatcagaaatattttttgctgctggagcatgaacaGAAAAGGTTGATCCTCACATGAAAGAGTTCGAATGTAATAAACAGCCCAAACAATGGTTTGATAACAAGAATCTAAAGATACAACCTTCTGATAGTGGCAATCCATTTTTGTAAGGTTGTAATAAACAATCTTATTATTACGGATTCAAAAAAAGACATTACATTGGATTCACCTTCGGGTTTAAATAGATACCCCATGGAATTCAGATTTGAGtctggttttaaataaatatcttatatacCATATCCAGATATGTGAATCTggaagttggatttggatcagattaggattgtgaatttaaaagctggatttggatatgatatagcacttttctttattcatgtTTAAACCGGATTCAAATCCGATTATATGATCATTGAGCAAATCGAATATGGTAAATAATGCATTTGACAAGAACCCAATCTGTTGGCATCACTATTCGAAAATGGATCCAATTTTTTTGTCCCGCCTGAAATATCGAACCTATTGGTGTGGCATCAACAAAGTACGTAAGTAATTAGATCCAGATCTGGACCTAATGCAccctcaaaaagaaaaggaaaatcctTGTGTGCAAATGCGGCAGCTAGCAAGAACTGGTGGGGGTTAGAACACGGGTCGGGTCAAGTCTATCCGGTCCAACCCAACGggggagagagatggagagagctCCACGACACCGAAGACCTGCCATACGTGCAGTACAAGAGGCGAAATTGCCACGTGGAATTTTTGGTTCCATTCTCGAAAATACCCTCCCCTTCGTTTGTCATACTTGACGTGGCGAAGAGCAATTTGATGGACTTGCTTTTAAGATGCAAAAAATGCGGCGTAGTTTAACTCGGGCAATAGCCACAAGAGGGACGCTTTATCCACACTCCTGAAGTAAAGCAGAGGCGACGCGCGAGAGacggagagatagagagagcatAGAGAGCGAGGAGGAGGATGGCGCAAGCACTAGCTAATCCTCTGCAACCTCTCCTTCACAAGCCATCTGGTCTCACGCTCAAGGTATTTCTTCCGCTGAACCTTTCCCTCTACTGCATTTTCCGATTGACTAGTGGGCGGCATTCGTATAATTTCAGATACTACCCAACTTTCCACTTGGTTGGATTatcagtttctctctctaatttcTAGCCTTCGTCTTCTATTTCTCTTAATTCTTGGAGACACCATGTATACAATGATCCTGTGAAATCTCTCTTTGTGAAGGATATCTGGTTTGTGAAGGATATCTGGGTAGGCATGAGCCCTGTCATCACTCAACAGGACCTGTTGCTCTGTTTCATTCGATGTCTCTTTGAGTTTGCCTTCCTTTTTGTCTTTCCTTAATTTTGATACGAACCCATCTTTTAATTTGCGCTAGAGGACATTTTGATTGGGTCTAGAGGAATGCCCAATTCGATTTCTGTTGTTTCCTACTTGCCcactaatttttttcttttttgatggCTCTCTAAAAAAGGTGAAGGATGGTTATGGTCGATGGAGCTGCAGAAAGAAAGATATCCACCCGCCCTTCTACAACGACGCAAAGGTCTACTGCAGTGGAGAGTTGGTGATAACCACCGGAGGCACTCAGCAGGAGTATGTGGTTGATGTGTGGTCAGGTAACCACCCCTTCTATCTTGGCGGCAGGTCTGCTATTTTGCTCGATGCTGATCAGGCCGAGAAATTTAAGAAGAAATACGGCTCTCTCTCTAAGTTCATGGAGATCCCTGTGCTTAAGTACGGAGAGGTCGTGCTGCCCACCAGGAAATCGAAGGCTGCAAAAGGGAAGGGCAAGAAATAAAACCTCGTTGGATTCTGCTTCTGCATGTTtgcttctttcttgttcttcattgtttaTGACCATTCTTAGTGTGAAACACCTTATTTTGATAATGAAGTTTATGGTTTCCTCTTCCTTGATGTTGTACATGGCCTTGATTAATTTGAAGTCTATGTGAACAATAGATTATGGCTAACTACGCATAGCTCCACTCGTAGTAATAATCGCGACAATTTGGATACATGCAAAAGGTGCTCGGTTTAGCTTGTTAAGCTCATCAGTTGATAAGAGTTCACCTCATTTGTATGTCGAAGATTCATTGTTAAATATCATGGTGGTGTGTTTGATGATAATAACGATTTGGAGTTTAGGTTCTAATCTTTTGAACTTaaaaattgatgcattttctCATAATCAAGCAGACTCCAGCATGCTTCTATGAGCATAGAGTTTGAATTCTTTCACTTTGACTGGAAACAATGCAAGTGTCGTGAAAGTGGGGCAAGCTTATACTCTCGGCTCATTTAGTCTGATTTCTTAAGAATTTAATCTTGGTTTAGTACGACGCTGAAACAGCAAATGAATACGTCAACATGTCTGCATTACTTCACAACGTCAAATTCATCAAGGTTattcatttccttgtttgtatacTACTAACAAGGTTGGTTGGATTATGTATAAATTCCATGGTTGCATGATCTTAGTTCGCTCAAGATGAGGGCTTTTAGCTTATGACTTCGCAACTCAGAGGCCAAGAACCTAAAAGTAGATTTTTTGAGGTGTTAAAGACTTAAAGTTTTCCTTGGAGTTTACTTAAACAGCCACCTATAGCGTATTAAATGGAAGAATTTGTAtaaaatgaactcaaaccaatgCATTTGCTCTCTTAAAAGGGTATAACATGAAATTACGCCAACGCATTTGGCTCTCCTGACCTTCCTCCTTTATGCCCTCCATCCACCGACTTTATGTTGCATGGAAACCAATGATGATTATATGAAACAACACGAGTTTAATCAGATCTTATTGCTTACAAAAATGTACCACAAAACCATGCGTTTAGAATGTTATTGGGGTTTCTCGAAGTTCCTAGTGATTGCCACTTCCAAGACGGAAGAGT
This window of the Nymphaea colorata isolate Beijing-Zhang1983 chromosome 2, ASM883128v2, whole genome shotgun sequence genome carries:
- the LOC116249161 gene encoding 50S ribosomal protein L31, chloroplastic-like; amino-acid sequence: MAQALANPLQPLLHKPSGLTLKVKDGYGRWSCRKKDIHPPFYNDAKVYCSGELVITTGGTQQEYVVDVWSGNHPFYLGGRSAILLDADQAEKFKKKYGSLSKFMEIPVLKYGEVVLPTRKSKAAKGKGKK